In Microbacterium enclense, the DNA window CGCCTCCACCCTGAGGGGGCGCAGGGTCTCGCGGACGAAACGGTCGAGACGGTCGGCGACGGGAAGACTCATCGGACGGACACCGCGAGTCGGTGGCCGGCCGGGAAGAGCGGATCCGCCGTGCCGTTGGGCACGTCCTCCGGGGAGCTCTCGACGGCGGCCATCGACCGGGGGATCTCGAAGGGAAGGCGGCCACGCGGGGCGATGCGGCCGGAGAGCGCGGCGACCAGCGCCTCGTCACTCACCCCGCACGTGCCGACGACGGTGTCGGCGGTCTCGACGAGCGGCGTCAGGATGGCCGGTCGTTCCAGGTTCGCGTCGACGATGAGGCGGGTCGTCTTCGCGAGGGAGCCGAGGCGTGCGAGCAGACCCGGACGGTAGTTCAGCGACCCCTGATGGAAGAGGGACTCGAAGAGGAGGTCGTCGCGCGGGTCGTAGGGCGCGGGCAGGCGCACGACCGCGACGTCGGCGTCTTCGGGACGTGCGACGACGGTCCCCCAGGGGCGGGCGGCCTCGGCGGACATGCCCTCGACGTAGACGCGCCGGTCTGACGCGGCTACGAGCGGCAGGAGCCCGTCGTCCGCGAGGACGGTCACGGAGGCCGCCTGGGCGCGGAACCCCGCTTCGCGGTGCGCGGCGCACCCGCCGATCTCGGCCGCGGCGTCCTCGTCGACGAAGGGGTCGTCGAACAGGCCGAGCCGGAACTTGAGCGCGAGCAGGCGGAACGCGGATCGGTCGATGCGCTCCTCGGCGACGTGGCCCGTGCGGACGAGGTCGAGCAGCAGGTCGGTGCATTCCTCGCCGCCGAACTGGTCGCACCCGGCGTCGAGGACCTTGAGGATACGTTCGGAGGGAGACAGATGCTCGACCCCCCACGCCTTGGCCGGGAGGACCTGCCCCTGCGCCACGTTGTCGTGGATCAGCTCCCAGTCGGTCACCACGATCCCGTCGTAGCCGAGGGACTCGCGCAGAAGTCGCGTCACGATGCGGCGGTTGAACGCGAAACCGACCTCTTCGACCGGCTCCCCGTCGAGCTCGAGTCCGACTGGCATCCCGTAGTACGGCATCAGCCCGGCGGTCCCGGCGGCGATCGCGGCGGCGAACGGCGCGAGATGCTCGGCGAAGCGTCCACCGGGGTAGACCTGTTCTCGGCCGTACGGGAAATGCGCGTCCTCCCCGCCCTGCTGGGGCCCCGCTCCGGGGAAATGCTTGGTCACGCAGGCCACGGACGTCGGGCCGAGCTCGTCGCCCTGGAACCCGCGCAGGTACGTGAGCATCGCACGCGTGGTGCGCTCGGCATCCGCTCCGAAGGTCTGGAACTGCCGTCCCCAGCGGGCGTCGCTCGCGAGGTCGACCTGCGGGTGCAGGGCCATCCGGATGCCGACGGCGAGATACTCCGCGCGGGCGATCCGCGCGTGCTCGAGGATGTCGGCGTCGTCGAGCGCAGCCAGGCCGAGCGGTTCCGGCCACTGCGAGAAGCCGCGGGCGGCGAAGGATGCGCCGGCGTTCTCGGTGAACGCGTGCCGCGGATCGGTGCTGATGGTGACCGGGATGCCGTGCTCTGTCTGCGCTGCCAGAGCCTGCAACGCGTTGGCCCAGCGCGCGGCTTCGCGCGGCGTTCCCAGTCCGTGCACGTTGAAGTGGTTCATCCGCTTGTCGAGGACGACCGTGCTCGTGGGCGAGGCGCTGAGTGCGCCGGCGGTCTCGACGAGCGTGCCGTTCTCTCCGGATTCGATGACGGTGTGGAACATCAAGCCGACCTTCTCTTCGAGAGAGAGACGCGGCAGCAGGTCGGCGGTGCGTGCTTCCGGGGTCAGACGGGAGGTGCGGTAGTCCGAGGTCACGGTCAGCCTTTCAGCCCGGTGAAGCCGATCCCCGTGACGATGGAACGCTGGAAGATCAGGAAGATGAGGATGGGGGGGATGCTCGCGATGAGCAGGCCCGCGATGAGATACGCCGGGTCGGTCGCCTGCGCGAGACGCGGGAGGGCGACGGCGAGGGGCTGCGTCTCGGGATCGGTCAGCACGATCAGTGGCCAGAGGAACTCTTTCCACGCCGTCATGATCGACAGCAGCGAGACCACGGCGAGGATCGGCCGCGACATCGGCAGCACGATCCGCCAGAAGATCGTGAACCACCCCGCGCCGTCCAGCTGTGCGGCTTCGAACAGATCGCGCGGGATGTCTTCGAAGAACTGTTTCACGAGCAGGATCGTGAAGGCGTTCGCTCCCGCGGGCAGCCACACCGCCCACGGGGTGTCGGTGAGGCTCACGTGCAGCAGGGGCAGGTCGAGCACCGTGAGGTACAGCGCGATCAGCGTGACCGTTCCGGGGACGAAGAGCGTCAGCAGGATCGCCCCGTAGACGGCGCGTCCGTACCACGGGCGGATCACGGCGAGAGCGAACCCGGCAGTGGCGGACACGACGAGCTGGACGATCCACGATCCGCCCACGAGCACCACGGTGTTGCCGAGATACTGACCGATCGACAGAAGGTTCCACGCGTCGGGGATGTTCTCCCACTTCGCGGGGCTGGGGACGAGGCTGAGGGGATGCTGCAGGAGATCCGTCGTAGACGAGATGGCCGCGCGCAGCATCCATAGCAGCGGGACCGCCCCGAGGGCCACGAGACCGATGAGCAAGACGATGTGCATCGCGCGCCACCCGACGAAGATGCGCGGTCGGCGCCAGTCGAAGCTGGACAGGATGCCGCGTTCGCGCGGCTGCGCGGCGGTTCGCTGGGGGCGGGTGTCGGTCGTCGCGGTCATCGGGTGCTCCAGGAACGGGTGAGCCGCAGGTAGACCGCGGAGACGATGATGAGGACGACCGCGAGAAGCAGGCTGAGCGCCGTGGCGACGCCGTAGTTGCCGAAGAGGAAGGCGTAGCGGTAGATCATCAGGAGGATCGTCACGGTGGCGTTGGCCGGTCCTCCGTCGGTCATCACGTACGGCTCGGTGAAGACCTGGATGGCCCCGATGATCTGCAGCAGGAGGAGCACGAGGATCACTCCGCGCATCTGCGGAAGCGTGATGTGAACGATGCGCTGCCACACCGACGCCCCGTCCAGTTCGGCGGCCTCGTAGAGCTCGGTGCTCACTCCCGTCAGAGCGGCGAGGTAGATGAGGATCGCGGTGCCTGCGCCCGACCAGGTCGCCACGATCACGAGGCTCGGCATCGCGGTGGCGGGGGATTGCAGCCAGGGCTGGGGATCGACGCCGACGAGGCCGAGGAGGCTGTTGACGACCCCCGACTCGCCCGGATTGAAGAAGACCTTCCAGAGCAGGACCGAGACCACCGGGGGGATCACGACGGGCAGGTAGGCGAGCACTCGCGCGAGGGTGCCGCCGCGGCGCAGCTCGGAGATGAGCACCGCGCACACCAGCGGAACGGGGAGGCCGATCGCCAGGGAGAGGACGGTGAACCACAGGGTGTTCACCGCGGCGCGGGGCAGGAGCGGATCCGAGAAGAGCACCTCGAAGTTGTCCCACCCGACCCACTCGGGCGCGGTGACCAGGTCGGTCTGCTGGAAGGCGAGGGCCGCGCTCTGGACGATGGGCCACCACGCGAAGTAGCCGAAGACGATGAACGTGGGGAGCAGGAAGACCAGGCCCGCGATCGCCGACCGCCGCCGCGTCAGCGAGCGCCGACGCGGCGGGCCGGGGCGAGCCGCCTGCGCGGCACGAACGGGCGTCGTGCCGCGCGGGCGGTCGGTGGTGACGGTCATGACTTGTGCTGGGCCAGGATCTGGTTGACCCGCTGCTCCGCGTCGTCGAGCAGCGCATCGATGTCGGCGTTCTCATCCGTCAACACCGACTGGACGACCGGATCGAGGGCCGCGTAGATCTCCTGTGAGGCGACAGCCGGCTCGGGGACGTACTCGAGCTCGTCGAGCGACGCGGTGTACGGGGCGAAGTTCTCCACCGGCACGTTGACGTAGTCGGCGATGGCGTCGCGGTACGCGGCGTAGGCTTCGGCGCTGAAGATCGGAGCGACGGGGACGCCGACCGGCAGGCCGTCGGCGGCCGAGGCCTTCGCGGTCTCGGCGGCGACCTCGAGGTCGTAGTTGGGCCGGAGAGCGCGCCAGTCGATCCACTTAACCGCGGCCTCCTTCTCGGCTTCGGTCGCGGTGGCGTTCACCATGAGGACCGTGGCGCCCGCCAGCGTCGCGTTCGCGCCGCCCTGGGGCATGGGGCCCGCACCGAACGCCTCGGGCTTGCCCCCCGCCGCGATGTAGTTGGGGTACACGTCCGGCGGGGCAGTCACCCACATGCCGACGTTCCCGGCGGTGAACTCCGCCACGAGGTCCTCCTGCTTGCCGAGGACGTTGTCGCCGAGCGAGTCGTCCTTCCAGCGCATGTCCTTCCACATCTGCAGCACCTCGCGGGAGGCGTCGTCGTTGAACGCCGCGGTCCAGGTGCCGTCGGCGGCCTGGTCGATCATCTTCCCGCCGTAGGTGTAGTCGTAGCCGGTGAGGTGCCACCCGCCGCTGTTGTTCGTCGAGATCTCCCCGAAGCCGGTCTTGCCCGTGGCGTCGGAGATCTTCTTCGCCGCGGTCCGGACCTCGTCCCACGTCTGCGGGGGAGCGTCGGGGTCGAGACCTGCCTGCTGGAAGAGGTCGCGGTTGTAGACGAGGCCGAAGGCATAGCTCTTCTCGGGGATGCCGTAGACGGCGTCGCCCTGCTCGAGGAACTGCATGACGCGCGGATTGAGGTCCGAGAAGCTGTCCAGCTTCGAGGCGACCGAGGCGATGTCGGCGACCTGGCCGCGTTCGATGAGGGCGGGCGGTTCGGTCAGCGGAACCCGAAGAAGTGTCGGGGCGCTGCCGCCGGCGAGGCGGGTGGCGAAGGTCTTGGCATCCCACGGGACATCGGATGCCTCGATGGTGATGTTCGGGTTCGCCGCTTCGAACTCCGACACCTGGCGTTCGAAGAGCTGGACGGCGGCCGTGTTGGTGGCCGCGGGCTTGCCCATGACGGTGATCGTGACTTTTCCGTCTCCGCTGTCGGCGTCGCTGGCTCCATTGCCTCCGCTGCAACCGGCCATGACCGCCAGGGCGGGCACGACGACGGCGGCTGCGATGACGCGGCGTGTGCGCTGTTGCATGATTCCTCCGTTCGGGGCGGCCGGGTGACCGCCGCGCGCATGCCCGACGAGGAACAGGTGTGCGCCACCTCGTCGTGCACGTGGGCCCAGTATGAGCACAGCCGTGTTCAGTTCGCAAGAAATATTTTCAACTCATAAACACGAAGGTTTAAGACTTGTGCACTTGTGAGAGGTGTGATTGCCTCATGCTCATGGCTGACTCCGTCGACGGCGACACCCCGGGAGAGCGCCCGCACGCGCTCCTCGTCATGGCCCCCCGCACCTACGACGACCTGTTCGACGAGGCCCGGTGGGCGCGTCTGCGATCGCTCGTGACCCTCGGCGACCCGGTACGCGTCGACGTCTTCGACCGCCGTGCGCTCGAACGGCTCGCGCAGGTGGAGTATCTGGTCACCGGGTGGGGGGCTCCCCGCCTCGGGCCGGAAGTCCTCCGCGCGGCTCCGCGCCTCCGCGGCATCCTGCACACCGGTGGTTCGGTGAAAAACCTCATCTCGGAGGACGTCTGGGACCGGGGCATCGTCGTGACGAGCGCGGCGGAAGCCAACGCGATCCCCGTCGCGGAGTTCACGATCGCGATGATCCTGCTGGAGGCCAAGCGCGTGCCCGCCTACATCGCGGGATACGCCTCGACGCGCGACGTCGCCGGGGACTGGCGCGACGGGATCCCCCCGTCGGCGACCTTCGGCGGCGTCGTCGGCATCGTCGGCTTCTCGCGCGTCGGACGACGCGTCGCGGCGCTCCTCGCCCCTTTCGGCTTCGAGGTCCTCGTGGCCGACCCATACGCCGCGGCGGAGGAGGTGCAGGCGGCGGGCGGGACTCTGGTGGAACTCGACGCCCTGATGGCACGGAGCGACATCGTGTCGATACACGCCCCGGAGCTCCCGTCCACCCGGCACCTGCTGGACGCGCGCCGGATCGCCTCCATGCGCCCGGACGCGGTGCTGATCAACACTGCCCGCGGATCGCTCATCGACACCGAGGCCCTGCTCGAGCGCTGCCGGAGCGGACTGCTGCGCGCGGTCCTGGATGTGACGGACCCTGAGCCGCTCCCGCCTGACTCTCCGCTCTTCGGGGCACCGGGGGTGGTGCTGACGCCGCACATCGCCGGGGCGATGCACGCCGAGACCCTGCGGCTCACCGACTCCGCCCTGGACGGCCTGCAGACCCTCGTCCGGGGCGACGCGCCGGCGAACAGGGTCGATCGATCCCTGCTCGGGCTCTCGGCCTGACGCACGACGAAGCAGGGGTGGGCCGGAGCTCACCCCTGCTTCGTCGTCACTCGACGACGACCTCCGTCGTCGTCGCGGAGGTCACCACGGCCGACGTGGTGTCGGTGGTGCGGACGGAGTAGCTGTGCACTCCTTTCACCCACTTCCCGGTGACGGCGTAGACGGCGCCGTCGGTCACGACCGTGTCGGACGGATCCACCGGCGCCATGTCGTGCACCACCCCGTCCAGCACGAGCTGGACCTTGTGCGGCGCCTGTCCCTCGGCATCCGTGTACGTCGCCTGCACGGTCACGTCGTCATCGGTGGTGAGCGGTCCGACGGTGTGCGAGATCGCCGTGAGGGTCGGGGCCGTGCCCGTCGCCTGGTTGGTGAAGCTCACGTCGTCGACGAACAACTCGCCGTCGGTGTCCGCAGTCTGCTGCAGCCAGAAGACGATCTTCGCCTGCGAGCGATCGAGGCCGGGGAATGCCGCGAGGTCGAACGAGTACGTGTTCCACGTGTTCGACACCGCGATGGGCGCGTTCCCCGTGACGCGGTGGTTCGAGTCCGCGTCGGAGACCTCGATGCGCAAGCGCAGATTGGGCGAGGGCGAGCGCATCGTGACGCTCAGATAGCGGTAGCCGCTGGCGTCCGCGGCGTGGTGCCACGGCTGGAACTTCGCCTGGGATGCCGCTGTTGCGGGGTTCTGGAAGAACCTCCCGACCGTTCGCCCGTCGATCGTCGTGTTGGTCACCGAGCCCACGCCGGCGTGGTTGTTGTACCAGTTCGCCCACGTGTAGCCCTGGACGCCGAACAGGCCGTCCTTGCCGAACCCGTCGTACAGCAACGGACTCTGCGGCGTCGGCAAGGGAGGGGCCACGGTGTAGTGCGTCGACGAGTACACCTGCGACCCGTCGGTCTGCGTGCCGCGGACGTCCACCCGCGCGTTCGTGAACGGGGCGGCGCTGTCGACGTTGACGACGCCCGTCGCGACCCCGCCCGCCACGGTCATGGGCGACCAGTTCGGTCCGAGTGCGGGAGCGCCGAGATCGCTCTCGGCGAAGACGGTGACGTCTCCCGTGACCTCGTCGCCGATTTGGGGAGAGGTGACGTTCAGCGCAGCCGGCGCGGCCCCCGCGGACCAGGGCGCATCCCCGACGGCGGTGAGGCCGAACAGCGCCGAGAAGAGTCCCGCCTCGATGCTGACGCTGTACTCGTTGTACCGCCACTGCTGCCCGCTGTCCTGCCACACCGGGCGGTCGACGTACCACGGGCTGGCGCTGCGGACGTCGAGCGGGTCTCGGGCGTTCGGGCCGCTGACCAGCGCACCCGGCACGACGACTCCCGTGCCCGCTTGATTCTGGGCCTCCTCGTCGAGGCGGGTGTGCAGGAATTTCACGCTCTTCTCGCCCACGCCGGACACCCAGCTCGTGCCCCAGGGGTTGTTTCCGAACACCCAATACAGTCCGCGCTGGACGGCGCGGAGGGCACGCTCGTCGCCGAACAGCTCGTAGTAGCGCAGGGCGTCGGCCACGTAGGAGACGTGCGGTTCGTTGACCCCGAAGTTCTTGAACTGGTTGACGACGCCGTAGGGCGTGTCGTCGGTGCTGGACAGGAAGTAGTCCAGTTGCTTCTCGAGGTACGCGTGGATCTGCCCCTGGGCCGTCGGTGTCGCCACGGGGTAGAGCTCCGCCATCGAGAGGGGCGCGAGGTCCCAGTAGTTCGTGTTCGACAGGATGGTGAAGTCCGTGGCCGCGATGGTGCTCTCGGCGGCATCCCGATACGAGGTGTCGCCGGTCAGCAGGTGCAGCTCGACCTCGGCGAACAGCAGGGAGTTGTCGATTCCTCCGCGAGTCGTCGAGTACCCGCCGAGGGGATCCGTCCGATGCGTGTCGGCGTAGGCGTAGAAGCCTTCCGCTCCCGCGCGGGCCTGCGCCGAGAACGCCTGCCACTCGGCGACGTCGGCGGACGGGATCGCGCCGTCGGCGAGGGCTTTGTCCACCGCGCGGGCCGTCGCGGCGAGGGTGCCGGCGGCCTTCGCGGAGCCGCCGACCCCGTAGCCGGAGATCCGTCGGTCGTCCTTCGTGCCGACGATGCCGTCCGTGTGCTTGTCGGGATGCTGGAAGCCCCCGCTGCCTTTGACGTCCCAGAACGCGCCGCCGAAGGCATCCCACATCCGCAGGAGGTATTCGCTGCCGAACCGTGCCTCGTCGACGAGATCGGGCACGCCGTTGGCGTCGTTGTCGAAGGCCACCGCCGGGGTGTCGCCGTAGCGGAGGTAGCTGATGGCGATGTTGCCCCCGACCCACTGGTTGCCGCCGTAGATGCCGTAGTCGCCGGCGTCGTACCACCCACCCGTGAGGTCGTAGTGGACGGTGCCGTCCTCGGATGCGGCGTCGTCGAGGTGGCCCGGGCCGTGGAAGATCTTGGCCGACGGCGCGATGCTGCTGTAGCCGTCCGGGTAGACGTCGGCGGTGGCGACGCCCGAGCGCTGCAGGCGGTAGAACGCCGTCATCTCGTCGAGGTAGCCCGCCCAGACGTTGTCGCGGATCGCGAAAGGGGGCGAGGCGGTTCCATCGACCTCGAGCACGTAGTCCTCGCCGAGGGTCGCGAGACCGGAGAAGTCCACCGTGTACACGTGGTCGCCCCACACTCTTCCGGCGTCCGTGAGCGTGCACGCGGGCACCACGACCGTCGTCCCCAGGAGGATGCGACAGGACGCCGCGGGGGCGAGGTCGCCGTCCACGACGACGGACCCCACCTTGAGACCCGAGGCGCTGTAGCCGGCCTGACTCACTGCCACCTGTTTCACGGTCGCCGCGAGCGCCGGTGTCGCGGTGATCACCCCTCCCGCGGCGAGGGCGACGGCGGTCGCACCGCCGATCCAGAGGGTCGTTCGTCGTCGAATCATGACGTCTCCTTCGAGTCATCGCGGCGTCGTCGCCAGCGACCCGTCAGTATGGTCATGGATCGAAAGATATGGCAAGGAAAAGAAAGATAAAGAAAATGCAAGGGGCGCATTTTTCAGACTGGAACAAAATACGCCAGTTGAGTAGGATGAGACCGACGGACAGGCAAAGGAGGCCCCGATGCTCGCTGCGGAACGACGTGCGCGGATTCTGAGTCGCGCGCAACAGGACGGAGCGGTCAGCATCACCTCGCTCGTCAGTGATCTGGGTGTCTCGCACGTCACTGTGCGCCGCGATCTGGACTCGCTGGTCGCCGAACAGGTGCTCGACAAGGTCCGCGGTGGTGCGGTGCTCCGCTCCGGACCGGAAGCGGGTCCCGATCTCACGTTCACGGGCACCATCGGTGTGGTCGTGCCGACGTCGTACTACTACCGCTACGTCGTCGAGGGTGTCAACGACGTCCTCTCGTCGGGCGGAGACATGCGGCTCGCGATCTCCGAGTACGACCTCGACGAGGAGTACCGCCTCATCGACGAGCTCGTGGCGAGCGGTGTCTCGGGACTGCTGTGGGTCCCGACGGTGTCGGAGCGGCAGGCTCCTCCCGGGTTCCTCGAGAAGCTCGAGCAGCTGAGCGTTCCTGTGGTCTTCGTCGAACGGGAGCTTCCGGGTGGGGGACTGGGAATGGTGTCGTCGGTGCGCACCGCGCACGAGCGCGGCGCCCTGTCCGCCGTGCGCCACCTCACGTCCCTCGGCCATCGCCGCATCCTCATGGTCAGTCGTGGCAGCTCGCAGAGCTCGGAGTTCGTCCGTCTCGGCTGGCGCGATGCGCTCGAACGGCTCGGGATCGCAGAGGGGAGCGGCATCCTCGGACCTGAGGAGCTGGGTGCCGGCCCTCGCTGGGAGCGGGGCGGTGCGGATGTCGTCATGAATGCCGTGCAGAGCACCGGTGCCACGGCTCTGTTCTGCCACGGCGATGAGAACTCGCTCTTCGGGCTCCTGCAGAACGCGAGGGCTCGGGGCATCACCGTGCCGCAGCAGCTGTCGATCGTCGCGTACGACGACGATGTCTCCGCTCATGCGGACCCGCCGATCGCCGCGATCGCTCCGGATCGCCGCCGAGTGGGGGCACTGGCGGCTCGGATGCTCATCGACCTGATCTCCGAGCCCAGCGCCGAGCCGCCGCTGCAGCTCCACGTCGAGCCGAGGCTCATCCTGCGCGGCTCCACGGCGGCGCCCGCGTGAGCGATGTCGTGCTCTTCTCCGGGGGAGAGGAGTACGTCGACCCCTGGCATCCGTTCCTCGAGACGAGCGCGGTCGTCGCCGATGTGCTGCGCGAGCGGGGGTTCACGGTGCGGACGGTCACGCGCGTCGACGCCCTCGCGCAGCATCTCGCCTCTTCCGATCTGCTGGTCGTCAATGCCGGTGGCGGCCCGCAGGCGCACCCGCGCGATGCGCAGCTGCAGACGGTGATCGCCGGGCACCGTGGCGGTGTGCTCGCCCTGCATGTGGCGGCCACGCTTCTGCCCGCGGGCGACTTCTGGGAAAAACGACTGGGCGGGCGCTGGGTCCGCGGCCGCACGATGCATCCGGCCCGTGGATCGATGCGGCTGACGCGGGCGGAGGGTGTCGAGCGTCCGGGTCTTCCCGCCGTCATCGACACCGTCGACGAGGCGTACTCGTGGCTGCGGGTCTCGCCGGAGGCGGGCGTGCTGTACCGCCAGGGCCATGACGGCGAGCCGCACGCGGTGGTGTGGACGTACGAGCGGGAAGGGGCGAGGGCTGCCTACTCCGCTCTCGGTCACGACGTGGAGGCGTACGCGAGCCCCGCCGTTCGCGCGCTGGTCGCTCACCTCGCCGGGTGGGCGAGCGGCGGGGGCGGCCTCCGCGACCACGACGAACGCACGGCGCGTCGGACGGTCGTCGCCCCCGCCGAGTGAGCAGCACCGGACATCTGCCGTGTGCGGTGTCGGCGTGAGCGGGCGCCTCGCTACCGAGCGAACGGCTCGTCGAGCACGCGCAGGGCGAAGCCCACGCGCGAAGCTTCGATATATAGGTTTCTACCTAATATCTATAGGATGACGTCGTGGAACGTTCCCCTCTCACTCCGCTCGCGATCATCCGCACGGCCGCCGACCTCGCGGATGCCGACGGTTTCTCCGAGGTGACCCTCTCGGCCGTGGCACGCGCGGTGGACGTTCGGACTCCGAGCCTGTACAGCCACGTCCGCGACCTCGCCGGCCTCCGCGACGGCATCACGATCCTCGCCCTCGGCGAGCTGGGCGACCGCGCGGGCGACGCGATCGCCGGGCGCGCAGGGCACGACGCCCTCCGAGCACTGTGCGACGCGCACCGCGACTACGCCCGCGCGCATCCGGGGCGGTGGGAGAGCCTCCAGCGGCGTGCGGGCGACGCCGTCGTCCGAAGCGACGAGGCCGCGCGTTCGGGCCGCACGCTCGCGGCGGTGCTCCGCGGCTACGGCATCGCTGAAAGCGATCACGTCCACGCGACCCGTCTCGTCGGGTCGTTCCTCAACGGGTTCCTCCACCTCGAACACGTCGGGGGTTTCGCCCACCGGGCACCGTCCGTCGACTCCTCGTGGACCGTGCTCATCGACCGTCTCGACGGCCTGCTCCGGCACTGGCACGTCGAGGACCGGAAGGATCCCTCATGATCGACACCCCGTTCACTCCCGACCTGGTCCGCGGTGGCGCGGAGCTCGAGCAGACCGAGCGCGGCGTCCGCCTGCACCGTCTGCCCCGGCCGTACCGGGAGCGCGAAGCCGACGCGCAGCTCGCCCTGGTGGAGCGGCAGCCGTCCGGCATCCATGTTCGCGTGCGGACGGAGGCGACCACGGTGACGCTGCGCCTGCACGCCACGCGGGTGTCGTATCGCGGTCTGGACCGTGCGCGGGGGATCGTCGACGTGCTCGTCGACGGCTCTCTTGCGCTGCGCCGACCACTCCAGCACGGCGACGCGCTCGAGCTCGACCTGTCCACGGGCGCGGCGACCCCGAGGAACGGAGACGTCGATGTCGTCACCGTGACCGACCTCCCGCACGTCGACAAGATCGTCGAGATCTGGTTGCCGCACAACGAGCAGATCGACCTCATCTCCCTGCACTCCGATGCGCCGCTCGCCGCCGTCGAGGACCCGCGGCCCGTGTGGGTGCATCACGGCAGCTCGATCAGCCACGGCTCCAACGCCGCCGCGCCCACCGAGATCTGGCCGGTCGTGGCCGCGCGCGCTGCCGGCGTGCAGCTGCGCAACCTCGGGTTCGGGGGAAGCGCGATGGTGGATCCGTTCCTGGCACGGGTCATCCGCGATCAGGATGCCGACGTCATCAGCGTGAAGCTGGGCATCAACGTCGTCAACGCCGACGCGATGCGCGTCCGCGCTTTCGTCCCCGCCGTGCACGGCTTCCTCGACACGATTCGCGAGGGACACCCCGACACTCCGCTGCTCGTGGTGTCGCCGATCCTCAGCCCGATCCACGAGACGACGCCCGGCCCGGGCGCGTTCGACCCCGAGAGCCTGCGCGCCGGCAACGCCCGTTTCGTCGCCACGGGGTCACCCGACGATGTGGTCCGCGGCTCGCTGACCCTCGAGGTGATCCGCGACCTGCTCGCCACCGTGGTCGCCGATCGGGCAGACGACCCCGCACTGCACCTCCTCGACGGGCTCTCGCTGTACGGCTCAACCGACGCGGGAGCGCACCCCCTGCCGGACGGTCTGCACCCCGACACGGCGACGCATCGCCTCATCGGCGAACGGTTCGCGACGGCGGCCTTCGGCGCAGGCGGGCTTCTTCGCCGTTAGCGGCCCCGCGGGGGCCACTCCCGCCGCTCGAGCGTGTCGAGCAGGACCTCGGCCGCCGACCCCTCCATGCCGCGCACCCAGCGCTGGGCGTCCGACGCATGCGACGAGACGGTCCGCCCGCGCTCGCCGCGCTCCAGACGCACGTCGATCCGGCCACGCACGACGCTGACACCGCGGAGGGCCCCCGCGGCGACCATCGCGGCGAGCGGGTCGTGCAGGGCGCAGCGGCGGTCGGGGAAGACGCGGCCCTCGTAGAAATCGAGGTACAGCGGGAGCATCGCGGCCAGCGCCTGCGGGAGCGCACCCGGGATCGCCTCGAGGCGCACGAGGTCGGTGGCATCCAGGGTCTGCGTCATCGTCACATCGAGGGGCACGGCGGTGACGTCCCAGTCCTGCGCGAACACCACGGCGGCCGCCTTCGGGTCGTTGTGGATGTTCGCCTCGGCCCACGCCGTGACGTTGCCGGAGTGCGCGAACGCACCGCCCATGATGACGAGCCGGTCGAACGCGGCGACGCCCGGCGTCTCGGCGTACGCGGCGAGGTTGGTCAACGGTCCGAGGGCGAGCACGGTGAGACCCGGATGCCGCTGGGCCAGGTGGTCGATGAGCTCGACCGCCGCGCGGGCGTCGTGTGCACGAGC includes these proteins:
- a CDS encoding substrate-binding domain-containing protein, producing the protein MLAAERRARILSRAQQDGAVSITSLVSDLGVSHVTVRRDLDSLVAEQVLDKVRGGAVLRSGPEAGPDLTFTGTIGVVVPTSYYYRYVVEGVNDVLSSGGDMRLAISEYDLDEEYRLIDELVASGVSGLLWVPTVSERQAPPGFLEKLEQLSVPVVFVERELPGGGLGMVSSVRTAHERGALSAVRHLTSLGHRRILMVSRGSSQSSEFVRLGWRDALERLGIAEGSGILGPEELGAGPRWERGGADVVMNAVQSTGATALFCHGDENSLFGLLQNARARGITVPQQLSIVAYDDDVSAHADPPIAAIAPDRRRVGALAARMLIDLISEPSAEPPLQLHVEPRLILRGSTAAPA
- a CDS encoding glycoside hydrolase family 9 protein, coding for MIRRRTTLWIGGATAVALAAGGVITATPALAATVKQVAVSQAGYSASGLKVGSVVVDGDLAPAASCRILLGTTVVVPACTLTDAGRVWGDHVYTVDFSGLATLGEDYVLEVDGTASPPFAIRDNVWAGYLDEMTAFYRLQRSGVATADVYPDGYSSIAPSAKIFHGPGHLDDAASEDGTVHYDLTGGWYDAGDYGIYGGNQWVGGNIAISYLRYGDTPAVAFDNDANGVPDLVDEARFGSEYLLRMWDAFGGAFWDVKGSGGFQHPDKHTDGIVGTKDDRRISGYGVGGSAKAAGTLAATARAVDKALADGAIPSADVAEWQAFSAQARAGAEGFYAYADTHRTDPLGGYSTTRGGIDNSLLFAEVELHLLTGDTSYRDAAESTIAATDFTILSNTNYWDLAPLSMAELYPVATPTAQGQIHAYLEKQLDYFLSSTDDTPYGVVNQFKNFGVNEPHVSYVADALRYYELFGDERALRAVQRGLYWVFGNNPWGTSWVSGVGEKSVKFLHTRLDEEAQNQAGTGVVVPGALVSGPNARDPLDVRSASPWYVDRPVWQDSGQQWRYNEYSVSIEAGLFSALFGLTAVGDAPWSAGAAPAALNVTSPQIGDEVTGDVTVFAESDLGAPALGPNWSPMTVAGGVATGVVNVDSAAPFTNARVDVRGTQTDGSQVYSSTHYTVAPPLPTPQSPLLYDGFGKDGLFGVQGYTWANWYNNHAGVGSVTNTTIDGRTVGRFFQNPATAASQAKFQPWHHAADASGYRYLSVTMRSPSPNLRLRIEVSDADSNHRVTGNAPIAVSNTWNTYSFDLAAFPGLDRSQAKIVFWLQQTADTDGELFVDDVSFTNQATGTAPTLTAISHTVGPLTTDDDVTVQATYTDAEGQAPHKVQLVLDGVVHDMAPVDPSDTVVTDGAVYAVTGKWVKGVHSYSVRTTDTTSAVVTSATTTEVVVE
- a CDS encoding TetR-like C-terminal domain-containing protein, with the translated sequence MERSPLTPLAIIRTAADLADADGFSEVTLSAVARAVDVRTPSLYSHVRDLAGLRDGITILALGELGDRAGDAIAGRAGHDALRALCDAHRDYARAHPGRWESLQRRAGDAVVRSDEAARSGRTLAAVLRGYGIAESDHVHATRLVGSFLNGFLHLEHVGGFAHRAPSVDSSWTVLIDRLDGLLRHWHVEDRKDPS
- a CDS encoding SGNH/GDSL hydrolase family protein; its protein translation is MIDTPFTPDLVRGGAELEQTERGVRLHRLPRPYREREADAQLALVERQPSGIHVRVRTEATTVTLRLHATRVSYRGLDRARGIVDVLVDGSLALRRPLQHGDALELDLSTGAATPRNGDVDVVTVTDLPHVDKIVEIWLPHNEQIDLISLHSDAPLAAVEDPRPVWVHHGSSISHGSNAAAPTEIWPVVAARAAGVQLRNLGFGGSAMVDPFLARVIRDQDADVISVKLGINVVNADAMRVRAFVPAVHGFLDTIREGHPDTPLLVVSPILSPIHETTPGPGAFDPESLRAGNARFVATGSPDDVVRGSLTLEVIRDLLATVVADRADDPALHLLDGLSLYGSTDAGAHPLPDGLHPDTATHRLIGERFATAAFGAGGLLRR
- a CDS encoding ThuA domain-containing protein; the encoded protein is MSDVVLFSGGEEYVDPWHPFLETSAVVADVLRERGFTVRTVTRVDALAQHLASSDLLVVNAGGGPQAHPRDAQLQTVIAGHRGGVLALHVAATLLPAGDFWEKRLGGRWVRGRTMHPARGSMRLTRAEGVERPGLPAVIDTVDEAYSWLRVSPEAGVLYRQGHDGEPHAVVWTYEREGARAAYSALGHDVEAYASPAVRALVAHLAGWASGGGGLRDHDERTARRTVVAPAE